The Carassius gibelio isolate Cgi1373 ecotype wild population from Czech Republic chromosome B12, carGib1.2-hapl.c, whole genome shotgun sequence genome has a segment encoding these proteins:
- the LOC127968889 gene encoding BTB/POZ domain-containing protein 16-like, whose translation MHNQWSHLSSRNMPFRPHTRLTFITSHNSHQISTRSVWAHSLCQRTQAGHTNRWQLAGALGSDLLGQAQVRRAEEFGDKSANRKLKSADPMTLHWHEDATSCPQSPLPQLIHPLSAGRRTRLCKDVTWSSKLDTPEEQFYILSRRLTQNAKPDAVLECLGVRWELHCSVLSYSDILSKLYTNSKRQRDVQLQERAATSKHSKVNRTQCERGLVSRKWHLSSPLILRLPVKDASINKEALSFALRTLYDPEERPSEWGEAVLSTAALLGMSNLLEKCLKEMLANISSLTVCSFHRVSCKLKETVLQRACERWLELFLVTELSFHIQLRDLPFDLLLKTLLSPRLFTSNEYEVLRAVLCWLFFQLNPLRQTLPAHSTIITFFSKETAVFLEQPQGQKYVAIFQALRIHGITEWQHLQELQNIRVLPESWLLHILSNHYHTLYRGGDMVLTDFSKQAIRFGMMLDREQVCCTQTISIHGFYFLLQAAKMGESDTYSFSIERLKHWDPAVCQSSVVSRPYSVRSDRSVCYHITVQSFASGEWQEHSSGAVSQEFGLCKRRSRSKPFQIEGLSSPILVTFALAFPF comes from the exons ATGCACAATCAGTGGAGTCACCTATCCAGCAGGAATATGCCATTCAGACCTCACACGAG GTTGACGTTTATAACCTCCCACAATTCACACCAAATCTCTACCAGAAGT GTGTGGGCTCACTCACTATGTCAGCGCACACAAGCTGGGCACACTAACCGCTGGCAGCTGGCAGGTGCTTTAGGCAGTGACCTGCTGGGTCAGGCACAGGTTCGGAGGGCGGAGGAGTTTGGTGATAAATCAGCCAACAGAAAACTTAAATCAG CTGACCCCATGACACTCCACTGGCACGAGGATGCCACTAGTTGCCCACAATCCCCTTTGCCACAGCTCATCCACCCACTCTCGGCCGGCCGACGTACCAGACTCTG CAAAGATGTGACATGGTCTTCAAAACTAGACACTCCAGAGgaacaattttacattttgtctCGCAGACTGACCCAAAACGCTAAACCAG ATGCAGTACTGGAATGTTTGGGGGTCAGGTGGGAGCTGCATTGCTCTGTCTTGAGCTACTCAGACATACTATCTAAGTTGTATACTAACAGCAAAAGACAGAGGGATGTTCAGCTACAAGAGAGAGCTG CCACAAGTAAACACAGCAAAGTTAATAGGACTCAGTGTGAAAGAGGACTGGTCTCCAGAAAGTGGCATCTCAGCAGCCCTTTGATTCTCCGACTGCCTGTCAAAGACGCCTCCATCAATAAAGAGG CTTTGTCTTTTGCCCTGCGGACCCTGTACGACCCAGAGGAACGCCCCAGTGAGTGGGGAGAGGCTGTGCTCTCTACTGCTGCATTACTGGGAATGTCAAACCTCTTAGAGAA GTGTCTTAAAGAGATGTTGGCAAATATTTCCTCACTGACTGTGTGCAGCTTTCATCGAGTGTCCTGCAAG TTGAAAGAGACTGTTCTCCAGAGAGCATGTGAGCGCTGGCTGGAGCTGTTCCTGGTGACTGAACTCTCCTTCCATATACAACTCAGAGATTTGCCCTTTGACCTCCTTCTGAAGACCCTGCTTAGTCCAAG ACTGTTCACATCTAATGAGTATGAGGTCTTGAGAGCAGTGCTGTGCTGGCTGTTCTTCCAGTTAAACCCCCTAAGACAGACCCTACCAGCCCACAGCACCATCATCACCTTCTTCTCCAA GGAAACGGCTGTTTTCTTGGAACAGCCTCAGGGTCAAAAATACGTCGCTATCTTTCAAGCACTTCGTATTCATGGCATTACCGAAT GGCAGCATCTGCAGGAGCTGCAAAACATCCGAGTTCTTCCTGAATCCTGGCTGCTGCACATCCTGTCCAATCATTACcacact CTTTACCGCGGGGGCGACATGGTATTGACTGACTTCTCCAAACAAGCGATCCGTTTTGGAATGATGCTTGATAGG GAACAAGTGTGCTGCACTCAAACCATCAGCATACATGGCTTTTACTTTCTTCTCCAAGCTGCTAAAATGGGCGAATCAGATACATACAGCTTCTCCATTGAG aggTTGAAACACTGGGATCCTGCTGTGTGCCAGTCTTCTGTTGTGAGCCGTCCATACAGTGTACGATCTGATCGATCGGTGTGCTATCACATCACAGTGCAAAGCTTTGCCAGTGGCGAGTGGCAAGAGCACAGCAGTGGAGCTGTCAGTCAAGAGTTTGGCTTATGCAAACGCCGCTCTAGGAGCAAG CCGTTCCAGATTGAAGGACTTTCTTCTCCCATCCTGGTGACCTTTGCTTTGGCTTTCCCATTTTGA